In Zingiber officinale cultivar Zhangliang chromosome 8B, Zo_v1.1, whole genome shotgun sequence, a single genomic region encodes these proteins:
- the LOC122013671 gene encoding pectinesterase inhibitor 10-like — MEHGFNSGEVVRCGRGERKRRRRCGDTAGSARSAFCSAASRLPLPSSSSPGLPTALLLQLASPPTFSAASPPSSSVPDSSSSSATPSFSSSFPNPTNGTLRTPSPLPPPISTKSSSRAAVAAATYPAPRRRRRRRMKKRSTMTRRFASRRRRTKGAGLRE; from the coding sequence TCGTCCGATGTGGAAGGGGCGAGAGGAAAAGGAGACGGCGATGCGGCGACACCGCTGGCTCCGCCAGATCGGCATTCTGCTCCGCTGCTTCGAGGCTGCCTCTGCCGTCCTCCTCCTCTCCTGGTCTTCCGACCGCGCTCCTGCTGCAGCTCGCCTCACCGCCGACTTTTTCCGCCGCCTCGCCGCCGTCCTCCTCAGTCCCCGATTCGTCTTCCTCATCGGCAACGCCATCGTTCTCCTCCTCTTTTCCAAATCCCACCAACGGTACTCTTCGCACTCCCTCTCCGCTTCCGCCGCCGATATCTACCAAGAGTTCCTCGAGAGCCGCGGTAGCGGCGGCCACCTACCCTGCTCCCAGGCGCCGTCGTCGTCGCCGCATGAAGAAGCGATCTACGATGACAAGGAGGTTTGCATCGAGACGGCGGCGTACCAAAGGAGCCGGTCTGAGAGAATGA